The proteins below come from a single Deltaproteobacteria bacterium CG11_big_fil_rev_8_21_14_0_20_42_23 genomic window:
- a CDS encoding serine/threonine protein phosphatase → MPLTALGYSDSFLLLENDMQQADCAQFLYGRVSFFSSKSPQKETPNEDALLVVNFNRTCTVLALADGVGGHKRGAEAARIALATLQEELLLTKEKLLRSVIVSAIEKANENILALGVGAATTLVIALLQDGHFQTFHAGDSACYVLGGRGKIKWKTTAHSTVGYAEEAGMLSEQEALAHEDRNVVLNVLGDKEMHIAVGPKKSLSRKYRVILASDGILDNLS, encoded by the coding sequence ATGCCATTAACAGCTTTGGGATATTCAGACAGTTTTCTTTTGCTGGAAAATGATATGCAACAAGCAGATTGCGCCCAGTTTTTATACGGGCGCGTTTCTTTTTTCTCTTCGAAATCCCCTCAAAAAGAAACTCCAAACGAAGATGCTCTTCTTGTAGTTAACTTCAACAGAACCTGCACGGTACTTGCTCTTGCCGATGGAGTGGGTGGTCACAAACGCGGTGCCGAAGCTGCTAGGATTGCACTGGCCACACTTCAAGAAGAACTTTTGCTCACCAAAGAAAAGTTGCTTCGATCTGTGATTGTTTCGGCAATCGAAAAAGCTAACGAAAATATTTTGGCACTTGGAGTTGGTGCCGCAACTACTTTGGTGATTGCTTTGTTACAGGATGGACACTTTCAAACCTTCCACGCGGGAGACTCAGCCTGTTACGTGCTTGGCGGGCGAGGGAAAATAAAATGGAAAACAACAGCACACTCCACCGTGGGGTATGCCGAAGAAGCTGGAATGCTGAGCGAACAAGAAGCTTTGGCGCATGAAGACAGAAATGTGGTGCTCAATGTTTTGGGCGATAAAGAAATGCATATTGCCGTGGGCCCGAAAAAAAGTCTTTCTCGCAAATACAGGGTGATCTTAGCAAGTGATGGTATTTTAGATAATCTCTCATAA
- a CDS encoding tRNA (uridine(34)/cytosine(34)/5-carboxymethylaminomethyluridine(34)-2'-O)-methyltransferase TrmL, which translates to MKVVLYQPQIPWNTGNIARTCVATNTPLVLVEPLGFQVDEKSVKRAALDYWYELEPKIISSLDEIVRDERCWFFTKHATQSYTDVKYSADDVLVFGSEVDGLPEEVLKRYPERCVQIPMWGKTRCLNLSTSVGIGLYEAYRQVKV; encoded by the coding sequence ATGAAAGTTGTATTATATCAACCACAAATACCATGGAACACGGGAAATATTGCACGAACTTGCGTGGCCACCAACACGCCTCTTGTTTTGGTGGAGCCGCTTGGATTTCAGGTGGATGAAAAAAGTGTGAAGCGCGCGGCGCTAGATTATTGGTATGAGCTTGAGCCAAAAATTATTTCAAGTTTAGATGAAATTGTTCGAGATGAGCGATGTTGGTTTTTCACAAAGCATGCAACGCAAAGTTACACCGACGTGAAATACAGTGCTGATGATGTGTTGGTGTTTGGTTCAGAAGTAGACGGTTTGCCAGAAGAAGTTTTGAAGCGCTATCCAGAACGCTGCGTGCAGATTCCCATGTGGGGAAAGACCCGCTGCTTGAACCTTTCAACCTCGGTGGGCATTGGACTTTACGAGGCCTACCGGCAAGTAAAAGTGTAG
- a CDS encoding amidohydrolase, protein MILEGNIVCTKRGVHRAQITYNPATGLIEGVGQDLGKADYSYLGEQQLIFPGMVDIHIHAREDETQKENFKETYATASDAAINGGVAACACMPNTPSPLTSEKQLAWHQQHHAALPVTFVNYVGIGPNTKPITVAAPYKVYTGPSVGPLFFKGENDLRESLQHYRGQKVSFHVEDFDVLMANQDKHTHQERRPIACVEKALEYVLRFIEEFGLQAKLCHWSCGGKSFEMIAKHREKGFATELEVSPLHLFFDADMLKAKPELWPYVQMNPSLQSSQDRQELIDALKSGFIQHLATDHAPHPLDEKFHQFGSEEKYLALKKENLEECRRLSCMNACSGTPQLDTYALVCCWLINEHGFSAQRIAEMSAETPGAFINQFLPETYGKGFGKIEVGYQASFTILDLAGETPFKRSMVKSKVGWSPFEGVSFPGKIVARFIKGKQILI, encoded by the coding sequence ATGATTCTTGAAGGTAATATTGTCTGCACCAAACGTGGTGTCCATCGTGCTCAAATCACATACAACCCCGCTACAGGATTGATTGAAGGTGTTGGACAAGACTTGGGAAAGGCTGATTATAGCTATCTCGGCGAGCAGCAGCTTATTTTTCCGGGCATGGTGGATATTCACATTCACGCCAGAGAAGACGAAACGCAAAAAGAAAACTTCAAAGAAACTTATGCCACTGCAAGCGATGCTGCCATCAATGGTGGAGTGGCAGCCTGCGCTTGCATGCCCAACACGCCTTCACCACTCACAAGCGAAAAGCAACTAGCCTGGCATCAGCAACACCATGCTGCACTGCCGGTGACGTTTGTGAATTATGTGGGCATCGGCCCTAACACAAAACCCATCACTGTTGCAGCGCCGTACAAAGTGTACACCGGCCCATCAGTTGGCCCCCTTTTTTTCAAAGGTGAAAATGATTTACGCGAAAGCTTGCAGCATTATCGCGGACAAAAAGTAAGTTTTCATGTGGAAGACTTTGATGTGCTGATGGCAAACCAAGACAAACACACGCATCAAGAGCGTCGTCCTATTGCATGTGTTGAAAAAGCCTTGGAATATGTTTTACGCTTCATTGAAGAATTTGGGCTGCAGGCAAAACTGTGTCACTGGTCATGCGGTGGAAAAAGTTTTGAGATGATCGCAAAGCACCGCGAAAAGGGCTTTGCAACGGAGCTTGAAGTTTCTCCTCTTCATCTTTTCTTTGACGCCGACATGCTGAAAGCAAAACCAGAACTGTGGCCATATGTGCAAATGAATCCATCTTTGCAAAGTTCACAAGACAGACAAGAACTAATCGATGCGCTGAAAAGTGGCTTCATTCAACACTTAGCCACCGATCATGCTCCACATCCTTTGGATGAAAAGTTTCATCAGTTTGGAAGTGAAGAAAAATATCTCGCGTTGAAAAAAGAAAACCTCGAAGAATGCAGACGGCTAAGCTGCATGAACGCTTGCTCTGGCACGCCTCAACTTGACACCTATGCTCTTGTCTGCTGTTGGCTGATAAACGAACATGGTTTCTCCGCACAACGCATTGCAGAAATGTCTGCCGAAACTCCGGGCGCATTTATCAATCAGTTTTTGCCTGAAACATATGGAAAAGGTTTTGGAAAAATTGAAGTGGGTTACCAGGCAAGCTTCACCATTCTTGATCTTGCGGGCGAAACTCCTTTTAAGAGAAGCATGGTAAAATCAAAAGTGGGTTGGTCACCATTTGAAGGTGTTAGCTTTCCGGGTAAAATTGTAGCGCGGTTTATAAAGGGAAAACAGATTTTGATTTAA
- a CDS encoding transcriptional regulator, which yields MLSLRKNTPLKVRYLEKMGFSGGTILTSRRFINMNTKKSNARKFIEKKRRVRLSFGEMLTSLRECDEMTQVEMAKKLGISRAHLCDIEKGRRQVTAERAADFAQKLGYSVNQFVALALEDHLHKLGLKLKIEVVAA from the coding sequence TTGTTGAGCCTCCGAAAAAACACACCGCTCAAGGTCCGCTATCTTGAAAAAATGGGTTTTTCAGGGGGAACTATATTAACATCGAGGAGGTTCATAAACATGAATACTAAAAAGAGCAATGCGCGCAAATTTATCGAAAAAAAGCGAAGAGTGCGATTGTCCTTTGGCGAGATGCTTACTTCACTTCGAGAGTGTGATGAAATGACACAAGTGGAAATGGCGAAAAAATTAGGAATTTCCAGAGCGCATCTTTGTGATATCGAAAAGGGACGTCGTCAAGTTACAGCCGAACGTGCGGCTGATTTTGCACAAAAGCTTGGCTATTCCGTAAATCAGTTTGTAGCTTTAGCGCTTGAAGATCATCTTCATAAACTTGGGCTGAAGCTGAAAATTGAAGTTGTGGCGGCGTAG
- a CDS encoding serine/threonine protein kinase has translation MAKPKKKKSIPSFTSFDFEPGSVIAKKYRVLERIGSGWEGEVYRIRELNTHIDRAAKFFYPKRNVGNKAVVRYAKKLHKLRACPIVIHYYNQETILYKTLPVTVLISEFVEGELLSEFLKRQKGKRLNSFQALHLLHSLAAGMEQIHSLKEYHGDLHSQNIIIRRFGLGFDLKLLDMYHWDYPKPQNILDDVCDMVRIFYDALGGKPQYAGQPEAIKNICCGLRRSLIQKKFKTAGKLRRALENLEWKEK, from the coding sequence ATGGCGAAGCCTAAGAAGAAAAAAAGTATCCCCAGTTTTACCTCATTTGATTTCGAACCGGGAAGCGTTATCGCGAAGAAGTATCGCGTTCTAGAGCGCATTGGATCTGGCTGGGAAGGCGAAGTGTATCGCATTCGCGAGCTCAACACGCACATTGATCGTGCGGCCAAGTTTTTTTATCCCAAGCGCAACGTGGGCAATAAAGCGGTGGTGCGCTATGCGAAGAAATTGCACAAGTTGCGCGCGTGCCCCATTGTGATTCACTATTACAATCAAGAAACTATTCTTTACAAAACTCTTCCCGTTACCGTTTTGATTTCTGAATTTGTAGAAGGAGAATTGCTGAGCGAATTTTTAAAACGTCAAAAGGGAAAACGCCTCAATTCTTTTCAAGCATTACACTTATTGCACTCACTTGCAGCAGGTATGGAGCAAATTCATTCACTCAAAGAATATCATGGTGATCTTCATTCTCAAAATATCATCATCCGCCGTTTTGGTTTGGGCTTCGACTTAAAATTGCTTGATATGTATCATTGGGATTATCCAAAGCCGCAAAATATTTTGGATGATGTTTGCGATATGGTCAGAATTTTTTATGATGCATTAGGCGGAAAGCCGCAGTATGCAGGGCAGCCAGAGGCGATAAAAAATATTTGTTGTGGATTGCGTCGCTCGCTCATTCAGAAGAAATTTAAAACAGCAGGAAAGTTAAGGCGTGCGCTCGAAAACTTAGAGTGGAAAGAAAAATAA